One segment of Syngnathus scovelli strain Florida chromosome 6, RoL_Ssco_1.2, whole genome shotgun sequence DNA contains the following:
- the parvaa gene encoding parvin, alpha a gives MASSPQKSPSSPKSPTTPKSPSSRKKDDSFLGKLGGTLARRKKAKEVSELQEEGINAINLPLSPTHYELDPEDTMLEENEVRTMVDPNSKNDRKLQELMKVLIDWINDVLVGERIIVKDLAEDLYDGQVLQKLFEKLEGEKLNVAEVTQSEIAQKQKLQTVLERINDSLKLSTRNIRWNVDSVHAKSIVAILHLLVALSQHFRAPIRLPDHVSIQVVVVQKREGILQSRQIQEEITGNTEAFSGRHERDAFDTLFDHAPDKLNVVKKTLITFVNKHLNKLNLEVSELETQFADGVYLVLLMGLLEGYFVPLYNFFLTPENFDQKVHNVSFSFELMQDGGLERPKPRPEDIVNCDLKSTLRVLYNLFTRYRNVD, from the exons ATGGCTTCCTCACCTCAGAAGTCCCCGTCCTCTCCCAAATCCCCGACAACGCCGAAATCTCCTTCTTCGAGAAAAAAAGACGATTCTTTCCTTGGAAAACTTGGTGGGACTCTGGCGAGGAGGAAGAAAGCTAAAGAAG TGTCTGAGCTTCAGGAAGAGGGGATAAATGCCATCAATCTTCCTCTCAGCCCCACCCACTATGAGCTTGACCCCGAGGACACCATGCTAG AGGAGAATGAGGTGCGTACCATGGTGGATCCAAACTCCAAGAATGACCGCAAACTGCAAGAACTCATGAAG GTACTGATCGACTGGATAAATGATGTTCTCGTTGGGGAAAGGATCATTGTAAAGGATCTAGCTGAAGATCTCTATGATGGACAGGTCCTGCAGAAACTGTTTG AGAAGCTGGAAGGTGAGAAACTCAATGTGGCTGAGGTGACACAGTCAGAGATTgcacagaagcagaaactgcagaCTGTTTTAGAACGGATCAACGACTCGCTCAAACTTTCCACCAGGAACATTCGCTGGAATGTCGACT CTGTTCATGCGAAGAGTATCGTGGCCATCCTTCACCTCCTGGTAGCACTGTCACAACACTTCAGAGCACCAATTAGATTGCCGGACCATGTTTCTATTCAAGTCGTCGTGGTCCAG AAAAGAGAGGGCATCCTCCAATCCAGACAAATTCAAGAAGAAATCACTGGTAACACAGA GGCTTTCTCTGGAAGACATG AACGTGACGCTTTTGACACGCTGTTCGACCATGCTCCAGATAAACTGAATGTCGTCAAAAAG ACACTGATCACGTTTGTGAACAAACACCTGAACAAGCTCAACTTGGAGGTGTCTGAATTGGAAACACAG TTTGCAGATGGTGTTTATCTGGTCTTGCTGATGGGTCTGCTGGAGGGATACTTTGTGCCACTCTACAACTTCTTCCTCACACCTGAAAACTTTGACCAGAAG GTACATAACGTGTCCTTCTCATTCGAGCTGATGCAGGACGGAGGTCTGGAGCGACCAAAGCCGAGGCCTGAGG ATATCGTGAACTGTGACCTTAAGTCAACCCTCCGTGTCCTCTACAACCTCTTCACCAGGTACAGGAATGTAGACTGA